A single Sphingobacteriales bacterium DNA region contains:
- a CDS encoding flippase: MKLQQYKDKYKTLLKDQHFGFVLKGSMTTALSLFFVQGLRFLSGIIIARYYGATVSGQLTLVVTVMSMFAIVANFGVKDALQKLIPEYREKYNLRSAYQIYLKGNLLIAVFSSLCMLAMYFTAHILSVEWNEPELEWCFKISGVFLLFFALSDLNYFSLRAILKVHVSNILLVAGTVIRMLVLLVLTYFFFNVYNPIYLHWWTLCLLPWVLSCIPIFQYFKHPSRQEDVMRQVSYRQILQLAFPMLLTYLSFFLTISIDVFILKYYDVSTDHIGIFKTCVNISTLASAILISLNTTIQPKITQLYYSNQTDEIARLTQRSSKLMFWLSLPIFIVFLFGSRYVMWMYGKEFIAGAFCLSILTVGQIFNTACGPIAQFLNATGHHASIRNLSFLAVAINILLNFLLIPVYGIEGAAWANAMNVVVWNTVGSIYVKRKFGFHIFYVPFISERK; encoded by the coding sequence TTGAAACTCCAGCAATACAAAGACAAATACAAGACACTGCTCAAAGATCAGCATTTCGGGTTTGTACTGAAAGGCAGTATGACGACGGCGCTGTCTTTGTTTTTTGTGCAGGGGTTGAGGTTTCTGTCGGGCATCATCATCGCGAGGTATTATGGGGCTACAGTATCCGGACAGCTTACCCTGGTCGTAACCGTGATGTCGATGTTTGCCATCGTCGCGAATTTCGGCGTGAAAGATGCCCTGCAAAAACTGATACCGGAATACCGGGAAAAATACAATCTCCGTTCAGCCTATCAGATTTACCTGAAAGGTAATCTGCTGATTGCAGTGTTCAGTTCACTTTGTATGCTGGCGATGTATTTTACTGCGCACATCCTGAGTGTGGAATGGAATGAACCGGAACTCGAATGGTGCTTTAAGATTTCCGGTGTTTTCCTGCTCTTCTTTGCATTAAGTGATTTAAATTATTTCAGTCTGCGCGCTATTCTGAAGGTGCATGTATCCAATATTCTATTGGTTGCAGGAACCGTGATACGGATGCTGGTGCTGCTGGTGCTGACGTATTTTTTCTTTAATGTCTACAATCCGATTTACCTGCATTGGTGGACACTTTGTTTGCTGCCCTGGGTATTGTCCTGCATTCCGATTTTTCAGTATTTCAAACATCCTTCCAGACAGGAGGATGTTATGCGGCAGGTTTCATACCGGCAGATTTTGCAGCTGGCCTTTCCGATGCTGCTGACCTATCTGAGTTTTTTCCTCACCATCAGTATCGATGTCTTCATCCTGAAATATTATGACGTATCAACGGATCATATTGGGATATTCAAGACCTGCGTCAATATCTCTACGCTGGCGTCCGCTATCCTGATCAGTTTAAATACCACCATTCAGCCCAAAATCACCCAGTTGTATTATTCCAACCAAACAGATGAAATAGCCAGGCTGACACAACGCTCTTCCAAGCTGATGTTCTGGCTGAGTCTGCCCATCTTTATCGTGTTTCTGTTCGGTTCCAGATATGTGATGTGGATGTATGGCAAAGAGTTTATTGCCGGGGCATTTTGTTTGAGCATCCTGACTGTCGGACAGATCTTTAATACCGCCTGCGGACCGATTGCCCAGTTTCTAAATGCAACCGGCCATCATGCTTCCATACGGAATCTGTCATTTCTTGCAGTAGCTATTAATATCCTGCTCAATTTCCTCCTGATTCCCGTGTACGGCATAGAAGGTGCCGCATGGGCAAATGCGATGAATGTAGTGGTCTGGAACACCGTGGGAAGTATTTACGTTAAACGTAAATTCGGCTTCCATATCTTTTATGTTCCATTCATTTCTGAAAGGAAATAA
- a CDS encoding alkaline phosphatase D family protein gives MKALYILLVLLTFGIGSVFAQNTAYPNDRSVLDSTIQPFYHGVASGDPLTDRVIIWTRVTTDSVSVPVKWRMATDTAMRNIVAQGTTTADTSRDYTVKIDVTGLQPSTYYYYEFEALGRLSQRGRTKTMPTGNVSSLRMALVSCSNYSFGFFNAYDAIKNRNDLDFILHAGDYIYEDGFKKDGVDTLRRRTFPEYDSYDLTSYRLRYAWYRIDPSTRNLHQQFPFVVLWDDHEFANDCYADTADNHNPVTQGTWELRKANAIRVFKEWIPMREDTSRTNVINFTQSAGNLADIIYTEDRIERSQFNNFDQGVNMSLASDPLAYDTPNRTMHGFRQMEWMAEQLKKSTAKWKILANQVVFASYFYRLPILGGLPAHQISGWDANPLDRKKIIDTVNAYDIKNMVVLSGDIHVAMAFDIPGGVTPYNPSTGAGSVGVEFVCDAISEGDVLPNAESFMYSNNSHLRYIKLKSQGYCIVDVTQNSVCCDFWEMDSVRSSNTRQTLLKTLCTIQNESHLKEYQGPTFTPRTFPSLIPYNPRNNGVSVGVKNNQKVVELMSLYPNPTSDYVRFQYFMKNTDQLKVEIYDMQGRLLQTNDFGIRTKGLNEDVVYVRNLAAGEYTMLFRTSSESSARKIIKL, from the coding sequence ATGAAAGCACTTTATATCCTGCTTGTATTGTTAACCTTTGGGATTGGCTCCGTTTTTGCGCAAAACACCGCTTATCCGAATGACCGGTCTGTCTTAGATTCCACCATACAGCCCTTTTATCATGGTGTGGCGTCCGGCGACCCGCTGACCGACAGAGTGATTATCTGGACAAGGGTAACAACGGATTCCGTGAGTGTGCCGGTAAAATGGCGCATGGCAACAGATACCGCCATGAGAAACATCGTGGCACAGGGCACCACAACTGCTGATACTTCCAGGGATTATACGGTAAAGATAGATGTTACAGGATTACAGCCAAGTACGTATTATTATTACGAGTTTGAAGCATTGGGCAGGTTGTCCCAGCGGGGCAGGACGAAAACGATGCCAACCGGCAATGTAAGCAGTTTGCGCATGGCACTGGTGAGCTGCTCCAATTATAGCTTTGGATTTTTTAATGCCTATGATGCGATAAAAAACAGAAATGACCTGGATTTTATCCTGCATGCCGGTGATTATATTTATGAAGATGGATTTAAGAAAGACGGAGTAGATACACTTAGAAGAAGAACCTTTCCGGAGTATGATTCTTACGATTTGACGAGTTACAGATTGCGGTATGCATGGTACCGTATAGATCCTTCCACCCGGAATCTGCATCAGCAATTTCCGTTTGTTGTTTTGTGGGACGATCATGAGTTTGCGAATGACTGCTATGCAGATACGGCGGATAATCATAATCCGGTAACGCAGGGAACCTGGGAACTGAGGAAAGCAAATGCCATCCGCGTTTTTAAAGAGTGGATTCCGATGCGGGAGGATACGTCCAGAACGAATGTGATTAATTTTACGCAGAGTGCCGGCAACTTAGCCGATATTATCTATACGGAAGACCGGATAGAAAGGTCCCAGTTCAATAATTTTGATCAGGGGGTCAATATGAGTCTGGCTTCAGATCCGCTGGCATATGATACCCCGAACCGGACCATGCATGGTTTCCGGCAGATGGAATGGATGGCAGAACAGCTTAAAAAATCCACGGCTAAATGGAAAATATTAGCCAATCAGGTGGTGTTTGCCTCTTATTTTTACAGATTGCCCATCTTGGGAGGCCTTCCCGCCCATCAGATTTCCGGCTGGGATGCCAATCCGTTAGACAGAAAGAAAATCATTGATACCGTCAATGCCTATGATATCAAGAATATGGTGGTGCTCAGCGGTGATATACACGTGGCTATGGCATTCGATATTCCGGGCGGAGTGACGCCGTACAATCCTTCTACCGGAGCAGGCAGTGTGGGCGTGGAGTTTGTCTGCGATGCCATCAGCGAGGGCGATGTGCTGCCCAATGCGGAGAGTTTCATGTATTCCAATAATTCGCACTTAAGGTATATCAAACTGAAATCGCAGGGGTACTGTATTGTTGATGTTACCCAAAACAGCGTCTGTTGTGATTTCTGGGAAATGGATTCCGTCCGTTCATCCAATACCCGACAGACATTGTTAAAGACGTTGTGTACGATTCAGAATGAGAGTCACCTGAAAGAATACCAGGGCCCTACCTTTACACCCAGGACATTCCCTTCGCTTATTCCCTATAATCCGAGAAATAATGGCGTTTCTGTCGGTGTGAAGAACAATCAGAAGGTCGTTGAATTGATGAGTTTATATCCCAATCCCACCAGTGACTATGTCCGTTTTCAGTATTTTATGAAGAATACAGACCAACTGAAAGTGGAAATCTATGATATGCAGGGCAGGCTGTTACAAACCAATGATTTCGGCATCCGCACCAAAGGGTTGAATGAAGATGTCGTGTATGTCAGAAATCTTGCAGCGGGAGAATATACTATGCTGTTTCGCACCTCTTCCGAGTCCAGCGCTCGTAAAATCATAAAATTGTAG
- a CDS encoding 4'-phosphopantetheinyl transferase superfamily protein produces the protein MENNLVHIFYIRHPQKIKEELFQQLLHLLPSGFQETILSFKHRESAQASLLGKVLLQYGLNRLESGATLDAVQFTSKERPFLNEKIDFNISHSGEYVIVAIAENLRVGIDVEKHRILDVALFRRYFDVDEWSLIESAADSMQTFFDFWAIKESAIKCDGRGVEVLSETHVRLKKQEHPAMPMQVSCAGELFSYRKILLDEKYSCSICSNHPFTINLTETGIGEVLKPIR, from the coding sequence TTGGAAAATAATCTTGTTCATATTTTCTATATCCGTCATCCTCAGAAAATAAAAGAGGAGCTGTTTCAGCAATTATTGCATCTGCTGCCTTCCGGCTTTCAGGAAACAATTTTGTCCTTTAAACACCGGGAAAGCGCGCAGGCATCCCTGCTCGGAAAAGTCTTGTTGCAATATGGTCTGAATCGATTAGAGTCGGGGGCCACACTGGATGCTGTTCAATTCACGTCTAAAGAACGCCCTTTCCTGAATGAGAAGATTGATTTCAATATTTCACACTCCGGAGAATACGTCATTGTCGCCATTGCAGAAAACCTCAGGGTGGGGATTGATGTTGAAAAACACAGGATACTGGATGTTGCACTTTTCCGCAGATATTTTGATGTGGATGAATGGAGTCTTATTGAATCTGCGGCAGATTCTATGCAAACGTTTTTTGACTTTTGGGCAATTAAGGAAAGCGCCATCAAATGTGACGGCAGGGGAGTGGAAGTCCTATCGGAGACACATGTTCGGCTGAAAAAACAGGAGCATCCGGCTATGCCTATGCAGGTGAGTTGTGCAGGTGAATTGTTTTCGTATAGAAAGATTCTGCTGGATGAAAAATATTCGTGCAGTATCTGCAGTAATCATCCGTTCACAATTAATTTAACGGAAACAGGAATCGGGGAGGTGTTAAAACCTATCAGATAG
- a CDS encoding thioesterase, which translates to MKAILLHHAGGDKYAYHQLQNSLLPEIASLAVELPGRGDRFSEPLLWTIEEMLDDIFRQIKDDIKDEYFFVGMSMGAVLAFLLTHRLRSKNLPLPAAIFLTSRLPFTHYETIDNLTELSGDDFWEFILAYDARSAMIADHAELRELYEPILKADFSAMQYFDRKFAGLPPLQIPCAIMNGKDDVRLIDSVRIREWNRYFSSTPEYKVFDGGHFFLYENDTLSKYIKSTMKVGK; encoded by the coding sequence ATGAAAGCCATTCTTTTACATCATGCCGGAGGAGATAAGTATGCTTATCATCAGTTGCAAAATTCCCTGTTGCCGGAGATAGCAAGTCTCGCTGTTGAATTGCCAGGCAGGGGTGACCGATTCTCAGAACCACTTTTATGGACGATAGAAGAAATGCTGGATGATATCTTCCGGCAAATCAAGGATGACATCAAGGATGAATATTTCTTTGTAGGGATGAGTATGGGGGCGGTGCTCGCATTCCTGCTGACACACCGGTTAAGGAGTAAAAACCTTCCATTGCCTGCCGCTATTTTTCTCACTTCGAGATTACCTTTTACCCATTATGAAACCATTGATAATCTGACGGAACTGTCGGGGGATGATTTTTGGGAATTTATACTCGCTTACGATGCCCGTTCTGCAATGATAGCTGACCATGCTGAGTTGCGGGAACTGTATGAGCCGATATTGAAAGCTGATTTTTCCGCCATGCAGTATTTTGACCGAAAGTTTGCGGGACTGCCGCCGCTGCAAATTCCCTGTGCCATTATGAATGGAAAGGATGATGTAAGATTAATTGATTCGGTTAGAATAAGGGAATGGAACAGGTACTTTTCATCAACTCCTGAATACAAGGTTTTTGACGGAGGTCATTTCTTTTTATATGAGAACGATACTTTATCAAAGTATATAAAATCAACAATGAAAGTTGGAAAATAA
- a CDS encoding acyltransferase domain-containing protein produces MNDEQLKQMQQLLQKSLIKIKTLEAELENTKSTTAAPIRVKEPVAIVGCGVRLPKNINTTEKLWNLIQEKKSAVTEIPADRFDINSIYDTDGNKAGKTNARFGTFLENDVRSFDAPFFSISPREAKCIDPLQRMVLEVVYEAFEHAGIPSNQLKGSRTGVYIALGNSDYISARFRSGNLETVDLYDTTGILFGTAGGRVSFLYDFYGPSYNVDAACASTLLAMHLAKEDLQKNTIDLAVVASANLLLTPEMFVGLSKLGSLSSTNQCNAFADDCDGYVRGEGCGVVLLKRLNDAEKANDTIELIIKGSSVRHNGNTNGFTAPNPEVISSNIKEALAESGVDVNDVAFVESHGIGNRFTDAVEVQSIHEGYIGRTRPIYIGSVKANIGHLEAGTGMPMVFKVIEAIRHRTIPAQINIKSLNQDVEWNAIQSKIPLDNMPWQTEGDKPLYAAINLSGYSGTNAHMIFEAPKPKRASDEIAGPYHFILSAKDAAALKNTAQEYVDDRSYFDKHTLTEICYTLQVGRNQFDYSVSILANNKQDILDGLNDFISGNKSGKYAVSNPDAHRNKELAFLFTGQGAQYFGMCRGYYDSFDIFRNVVDECDELLKPHLEFSIKDILWGDDTDKSLLHQTKYTQPALFVVEYALSKLWMRVGVLPSVLMGHSIGEIAALAVANVFSLQDALKLVVARAALMNSLPADTGGMASVFCDEETLRPFLQGTAVDLAAVNSVKNCTVAGKKEDIHSFVEKLKEHNIRAVPLNVSHAFHSHLMEPVLERFTAFAQQIPVKTPDIPVISNLTGREIGIQDLTADYFSKHIRNTVRFNNGVEYLQQRLNVSLYLEAGPTPVLVSLARQTNTNEHVVWLSSAKKEEDNSGHFHHTLQQLYSAGIKIDWRFFYKGKTINRVLLPAYGWNWKVYWENPVFGKKSTVHSLQSTVTDKNGGQMTVERRPDTSKATRETLLAYMQIEAAKVLGLEAGQKVDINKAYREQGFDSMMSGEFLILMEKHIGAELRMEMLHQYNTPKELHRYLIDTYFGGGEIDTSQAITMADIMFSQEMESLHQENWHEIKPEDGALLRWFKKIDKFVPSVKD; encoded by the coding sequence ATGAATGATGAACAATTAAAACAGATGCAGCAATTGCTCCAGAAGTCTCTGATAAAAATAAAGACACTGGAAGCTGAACTGGAAAATACGAAGTCAACGACAGCTGCTCCGATTCGTGTAAAGGAGCCTGTAGCGATAGTAGGTTGCGGTGTGCGGCTTCCTAAAAATATCAATACGACTGAAAAATTATGGAACCTGATTCAGGAAAAAAAATCTGCCGTAACGGAAATACCTGCGGATAGGTTTGACATAAATAGTATTTATGATACGGACGGCAATAAAGCCGGAAAAACCAACGCACGTTTCGGTACTTTTCTGGAAAACGACGTTCGGTCCTTCGATGCGCCGTTCTTTTCCATTTCTCCTCGAGAAGCTAAATGTATTGACCCGCTGCAGCGTATGGTCCTCGAAGTCGTTTATGAAGCCTTCGAACACGCGGGCATTCCGAGCAATCAGTTGAAGGGAAGCAGAACAGGTGTGTACATTGCACTCGGCAATTCCGATTACATTTCTGCACGATTCAGAAGCGGCAACCTGGAAACCGTCGATTTGTACGACACGACCGGAATTTTATTTGGTACTGCCGGCGGGCGCGTCTCCTTTTTGTATGACTTCTACGGGCCCAGCTATAATGTGGATGCGGCCTGTGCGTCCACCCTTCTGGCGATGCACCTTGCGAAAGAGGACCTGCAAAAAAACACCATCGATTTGGCCGTGGTGGCTTCCGCCAATTTACTGCTGACGCCCGAAATGTTTGTGGGATTGTCCAAGCTGGGCTCACTTTCCTCCACGAATCAATGCAATGCATTCGCGGACGATTGCGATGGTTATGTTCGTGGTGAAGGCTGCGGGGTGGTGTTGCTCAAAAGACTGAACGATGCTGAAAAAGCTAACGATACGATTGAATTAATCATCAAAGGGTCTTCCGTAAGACACAATGGAAATACCAACGGCTTTACCGCGCCGAATCCGGAGGTGATTTCATCCAACATTAAGGAAGCGCTTGCGGAATCAGGCGTTGATGTAAATGATGTGGCTTTTGTGGAGTCGCACGGTATAGGCAACCGTTTTACAGATGCCGTGGAAGTGCAGTCTATCCACGAAGGCTATATAGGAAGAACGAGGCCGATTTATATAGGTTCCGTAAAGGCGAATATCGGACATTTAGAAGCAGGAACGGGTATGCCAATGGTGTTCAAGGTTATAGAGGCCATCAGGCATCGCACCATTCCGGCACAGATAAATATTAAGTCCTTAAATCAGGATGTGGAATGGAATGCCATTCAGTCTAAAATTCCATTGGATAATATGCCCTGGCAAACGGAGGGTGATAAGCCGCTTTATGCAGCCATTAATCTTTCAGGATACAGCGGCACCAATGCGCACATGATTTTTGAGGCGCCGAAACCGAAACGGGCATCTGATGAAATAGCCGGTCCTTATCATTTTATATTGAGTGCCAAAGATGCGGCTGCCTTAAAGAATACGGCTCAGGAATATGTGGATGACCGGAGTTATTTTGATAAACATACATTAACGGAAATCTGCTATACACTGCAGGTGGGAAGAAACCAATTCGATTATTCTGTATCCATATTGGCGAATAATAAGCAGGATATTCTGGATGGGCTGAATGATTTTATTTCCGGAAACAAGTCTGGAAAATATGCCGTCTCCAATCCGGATGCACACAGGAATAAGGAGCTGGCGTTTTTATTTACCGGACAAGGTGCTCAGTATTTCGGAATGTGCAGGGGGTATTACGATTCTTTTGACATATTCAGGAATGTGGTGGACGAATGTGATGAATTGCTGAAGCCTCATCTGGAATTTTCTATAAAAGATATCCTGTGGGGTGATGATACCGATAAGAGTTTACTGCATCAAACCAAATACACACAGCCGGCTTTATTTGTGGTGGAATATGCACTTAGTAAATTGTGGATGCGTGTTGGTGTGCTGCCTTCCGTGTTGATGGGACACAGCATCGGCGAAATAGCGGCATTGGCAGTAGCAAATGTTTTTTCTCTGCAGGATGCGCTGAAGTTGGTGGTGGCACGGGCCGCGCTGATGAATTCGCTGCCTGCTGATACCGGCGGTATGGCGTCGGTTTTCTGTGATGAAGAAACATTGCGGCCGTTTCTGCAAGGTACAGCTGTGGATCTGGCAGCTGTGAACTCTGTGAAAAACTGCACAGTTGCCGGTAAAAAGGAAGACATACATTCCTTTGTAGAAAAACTGAAAGAGCATAATATAAGGGCTGTTCCATTGAATGTATCTCATGCATTTCATTCGCATTTAATGGAGCCTGTATTGGAACGATTTACCGCTTTCGCGCAGCAGATTCCGGTGAAGACGCCTGATATTCCGGTGATATCCAATCTAACAGGCAGGGAAATTGGCATACAGGATCTAACTGCCGATTATTTTTCGAAACATATCAGGAATACGGTAAGGTTTAACAATGGTGTGGAATATCTGCAGCAACGGCTGAATGTCTCTCTTTATCTGGAAGCAGGCCCGACACCGGTGTTGGTCAGCCTCGCCAGACAAACCAATACAAATGAGCATGTGGTATGGTTGTCTTCTGCAAAGAAAGAGGAAGATAATTCAGGGCATTTTCATCATACCTTGCAGCAGCTCTATTCTGCAGGAATAAAGATAGACTGGCGGTTTTTTTATAAAGGGAAAACAATTAACCGGGTATTATTACCTGCTTACGGATGGAACTGGAAAGTCTATTGGGAAAACCCGGTTTTCGGAAAAAAGTCCACAGTCCATAGTCTACAGTCCACAGTGACCGATAAAAACGGTGGACAGATGACCGTTGAACGTCGACCCGATACATCAAAAGCGACGCGAGAAACGCTGTTAGCCTATATGCAGATTGAAGCGGCAAAAGTATTGGGGCTGGAAGCCGGACAAAAAGTGGATATCAATAAGGCCTATAGAGAACAGGGATTTGACAGTATGATGAGTGGTGAGTTTCTGATACTGATGGAAAAACATATCGGTGCCGAATTGCGCATGGAAATGCTGCACCAGTATAATACACCAAAGGAGTTGCACAGATACCTGATTGATACGTACTTTGGTGGCGGAGAAATTGATACCAGTCAGGCCATTACGATGGCGGATATCATGTTCAGCCAGGAAATGGAAAGCCTGCATCAGGAGAACTGGCATGAAATTAAGCCGGAAGACGGCGCATTGCTCCGCTGGTTTAAGAAAATAGATAAGTTTGTTCCAAGTGTCAAAGATTAA
- a CDS encoding acyltransferase, whose protein sequence is MYAKIKRFFTIDIDYSSRVYGFDIMRGVGILIVVYAHGRSKMHFFPRFNDFVSVIGFWLMDLFFVLSGFLIGMILIKFYEKEKTFNLKTAYNFWIRRWFRTLPNYYLVLFLTALLWGVLSGNWLFLKLKFLMHALFLQTTLTAPPFFMMEAWTLCIEEWFYLLFPVLLLIGNAFLSKNKNTSVHIKYNMLICIALFFAVPMLLRIYLFTQHTTLAWIDMSRMAFFRLDTIAAGIFMAWVNYYYKGFFEKYRNLFGVLFIVLMSAYLIYFYLVLLPDIRHQTSIISFTLFFLLSSTASLCLTVYMKEVKMTRPHFFARFITVISLISYSLYIFHRSIVMYVIDELYTPATAMENILLFVVYVAASLMISILCFKYFEHPMTEMREKLKR, encoded by the coding sequence ATGTATGCTAAGATAAAACGGTTCTTTACGATTGATATTGACTACTCCAGCCGTGTGTACGGTTTCGATATCATGCGCGGCGTCGGCATTCTGATAGTGGTCTATGCACACGGCCGTTCCAAGATGCATTTTTTCCCGAGGTTCAACGATTTTGTTTCCGTAATCGGATTCTGGCTGATGGACCTGTTTTTTGTTCTCAGCGGATTTCTGATCGGCATGATTCTGATAAAATTTTATGAAAAGGAAAAAACCTTCAACTTAAAGACAGCCTACAATTTCTGGATTCGCCGCTGGTTCCGGACACTGCCGAATTATTACCTGGTGTTGTTCCTGACCGCCTTGTTATGGGGTGTGCTGAGCGGCAACTGGCTGTTCTTAAAACTGAAATTCCTGATGCACGCCTTGTTCTTGCAGACTACACTCACGGCACCTCCATTCTTCATGATGGAAGCCTGGACGCTGTGCATAGAGGAGTGGTTTTATCTGTTGTTTCCGGTATTACTGCTGATAGGGAATGCCTTTCTGTCGAAAAATAAAAACACATCAGTGCATATTAAATACAACATGCTGATTTGTATTGCGCTTTTTTTCGCAGTGCCGATGCTGTTGCGCATCTACCTGTTTACCCAACACACCACATTGGCCTGGATTGATATGTCGCGGATGGCATTCTTCCGGCTGGATACCATTGCTGCCGGCATCTTTATGGCATGGGTCAATTATTATTACAAAGGTTTTTTTGAGAAATACAGAAATCTTTTCGGGGTACTGTTTATTGTGTTGATGTCGGCGTATCTGATTTATTTTTATCTCGTGTTGTTGCCGGATATCCGCCATCAGACTTCCATCATCTCTTTCACCTTGTTTTTCCTGCTGTCCAGTACTGCATCCTTATGCCTGACCGTCTATATGAAAGAGGTGAAGATGACACGCCCTCATTTTTTCGCGCGTTTCATCACCGTCATCAGCCTGATTTCGTATTCATTGTACATCTTTCACCGCAGCATCGTCATGTATGTGATTGACGAATTGTACACGCCGGCAACGGCAATGGAAAACATCCTGCTGTTTGTGGTGTACGTAGCGGCGTCCCTGATGATTTCCATACTTTGTTTCAAATATTTTGAACATCCGATGACGGAGATGCGCGAAAAACTCAAGAGATGA
- a CDS encoding glycosyltransferase family 4 protein, with amino-acid sequence MKIGVWKPQRDETSVRIYTDNVVEHLKAFGHEVVFWGKDDEVPPVDIIWDASCTGAQYPNRKILQTSIPWIVTVHGAANLSLPLKYNFLRFSDKLKGWYINARRKFMWSIYRQKVAHIITVSKYAKEELVEYLHLEPGQISVIYHGYDDNLFYRQSGEKSYLLHVSVYQPKKNVDRIVEAYSQMKEVDKLPLVLVCPNYPGIMTDPKITLIHTPVSRKQVAKYMKEAYAFIFPSFHESFGMPLLEAMACGVPIITSNSTACPEITGNAGLFVDPLSTTELKNAMQKLMDDAVLHKQLSENALERAKGFSWEKTARLHEALFLRFIV; translated from the coding sequence ATGAAAATCGGAGTATGGAAACCACAACGGGATGAGACCAGTGTAAGGATTTACACGGATAATGTCGTCGAGCACCTGAAGGCATTCGGTCATGAAGTTGTTTTTTGGGGTAAGGATGACGAAGTTCCTCCAGTAGACATTATCTGGGATGCTTCCTGCACAGGGGCGCAATATCCCAACCGGAAAATACTCCAAACATCCATTCCGTGGATCGTGACGGTGCATGGTGCAGCCAATCTTTCTTTGCCGCTGAAGTATAATTTCCTTCGTTTTTCGGATAAGCTGAAAGGCTGGTATATCAATGCCCGCAGGAAATTCATGTGGAGTATCTACAGACAAAAGGTAGCGCATATTATCACGGTGTCCAAATACGCGAAAGAGGAGTTGGTAGAATACCTGCATCTCGAACCCGGTCAGATTTCCGTCATTTATCACGGATATGATGACAACTTATTTTACCGGCAGAGCGGAGAAAAATCTTATTTGCTGCACGTATCCGTCTATCAGCCTAAAAAAAATGTGGACAGGATTGTGGAAGCTTACAGTCAGATGAAAGAGGTGGATAAATTGCCTCTGGTGCTCGTCTGTCCGAATTATCCGGGAATAATGACAGACCCTAAAATAACACTCATCCATACGCCTGTTTCGAGAAAACAGGTAGCCAAATACATGAAGGAAGCCTACGCATTCATTTTTCCTTCTTTTCATGAAAGTTTCGGGATGCCTTTACTGGAGGCGATGGCATGCGGCGTACCCATCATTACAAGCAATAGTACTGCCTGCCCCGAAATCACCGGCAATGCCGGATTGTTCGTCGATCCGCTCAGTACCACAGAACTGAAAAATGCCATGCAGAAACTGATGGACGATGCTGTACTGCACAAGCAATTATCTGAAAATGCGTTGGAACGGGCGAAAGGTTTTTCCTGGGAAAAAACGGCGCGTTTGCATGAAGCCTTATTTTTACGGTTTATTGTTTAA